In Nitratiruptor sp. YY09-18, a single window of DNA contains:
- a CDS encoding flavin reductase family protein, whose protein sequence is MIIDFDTLELKDRYKIMSRTIIPRPIAWIVTEGKSLNIAPFSYFMALSSEPPTLIVSIGHKKNRDPKDTLANIRSQKRCTICFVTPEQITKMHQSSEPLPSEVSEASHFGIATTKILKDFPPVIDDSPAAFFCTLHQEIELGGKTIPLILKIEEYYIKDELFDKNYDFDFHFVARVGKEYRLCDKVIEP, encoded by the coding sequence AAAAGATCGCTATAAAATCATGAGTCGCACTATTATTCCGCGACCAATTGCTTGGATAGTAACTGAAGGCAAGAGCCTCAATATCGCACCTTTTAGCTACTTCATGGCTTTAAGCTCTGAACCTCCCACACTCATAGTCTCTATCGGGCACAAAAAGAACAGAGATCCCAAAGATACGCTTGCCAATATCCGCTCACAAAAACGCTGCACTATCTGCTTCGTGACACCCGAGCAGATTACCAAAATGCACCAAAGCAGCGAACCACTTCCTAGTGAAGTGAGTGAAGCGAGCCATTTTGGCATAGCAACTACAAAAATCCTCAAAGATTTTCCTCCTGTCATCGATGATTCACCTGCTGCATTTTTTTGCACACTCCACCAAGAGATAGAGCTAGGCGGCAAAACCATTCCTCTTATTTTAAAAATTGAAGAGTACTACATCAAGGATGAACTTTTTGACAAAAACTACGATTTTGATTTTCACTTTGTAGCAAGAGTAGGCAAAGAGTATAGACTCTGCGATAAAGTTATAGAACCTTAA
- the amrS gene encoding AmmeMemoRadiSam system radical SAM enzyme, producing the protein MGATAWLSKKLPSGKILCEACAQACKLDEGEYGICGVRKVENGELKLLVYGKAAAVNVDPVEKKPMFHFLPDTKVFSFGTVGCNLSCSFCQNFDISQYPQEHDHKIFGHDLPPEMAVKLALEHDCKSIAYTYNEPIVWFEYSYDTAKLAHENGLKNIYVTSGYETRKAMDYLAPVIDGMNIDLKAFTDRFYKELCGARLKPVLDAIEYAYKKDIWIEITTLFIPGQNDSEEEMRQIANFIASIDTAIPWHVSGFYPTYKMLDTKPTPPETLLKAYEIGKSEGLKFVYVGNFNAPEYETTYCPSCGYAVIERSGHIGSHVKNHLEDGRCPKCNTFIPGVWS; encoded by the coding sequence ATGGGTGCAACAGCATGGCTTAGCAAAAAACTCCCTTCAGGCAAAATTTTGTGCGAAGCATGTGCACAAGCATGCAAACTCGATGAAGGAGAATACGGCATCTGTGGGGTAAGAAAAGTAGAAAATGGCGAACTCAAGCTCTTGGTATATGGCAAAGCAGCGGCTGTAAATGTAGACCCTGTTGAAAAAAAGCCGATGTTTCACTTCTTGCCAGATACGAAGGTCTTTTCGTTCGGAACAGTAGGATGTAACCTCAGCTGTAGTTTTTGCCAAAACTTCGATATCAGCCAATACCCACAAGAGCATGATCACAAAATATTTGGGCATGATCTTCCACCAGAAATGGCTGTAAAATTAGCCCTCGAACACGATTGCAAATCGATAGCCTACACATACAACGAGCCAATCGTCTGGTTTGAGTATAGCTACGATACTGCAAAGCTAGCGCATGAAAATGGACTCAAAAATATCTATGTTACAAGCGGTTATGAAACTCGCAAAGCGATGGATTATCTAGCACCAGTTATTGATGGTATGAATATCGATCTCAAAGCCTTTACAGATAGATTCTACAAAGAACTCTGCGGCGCAAGGCTCAAACCGGTGCTCGATGCAATCGAGTATGCGTATAAAAAGGATATCTGGATTGAGATTACAACACTCTTCATTCCTGGACAAAACGATAGCGAAGAGGAGATGCGCCAAATCGCTAACTTTATAGCAAGCATCGATACAGCAATTCCATGGCATGTGAGTGGATTTTATCCAACATATAAAATGCTCGATACCAAACCAACACCACCTGAAACGCTTCTCAAAGCCTATGAGATAGGCAAGAGTGAAGGGCTCAAATTTGTCTATGTGGGTAATTTCAATGCACCTGAATATGAAACTACCTACTGCCCATCATGCGGCTATGCAGTTATTGAGAGAAGCGGCCATATCGGAAGTCATGTAAAAAATCACCTGGAAGATGGTAGATGTCCAAAATGTAACACCTTCATTCCAGGTGTATGGAGCTAA
- a CDS encoding lipid-binding SYLF domain-containing protein, whose protein sequence is MKKIVLLFLTTVWLFGASPQQILEDSFYALQDFVHISEKKIPHKLLHQAKAVLIVPNLLRGAFIVGGRYGEGILLVRNSHGWSDPVFIKVYGGSFGWQIGVESIDVVLVFRSPRSLKKLLRGRFTLGVDGSLAIGPVGRAANAATDLTLSAEIYSYSRSRGAFAGVSLNGAVLDIDKKATSRFYKTSLNAVLQGRVHKHDRTIAKIKRLLSRF, encoded by the coding sequence ATGAAAAAGATTGTTCTTTTGTTTTTGACAACGGTGTGGCTTTTTGGAGCATCACCACAGCAGATTTTAGAGGACTCTTTCTATGCATTGCAAGATTTTGTCCATATAAGTGAGAAGAAGATCCCTCACAAGCTCTTGCACCAAGCAAAAGCTGTCCTCATAGTGCCAAATCTCTTACGAGGTGCTTTTATAGTTGGTGGGAGATATGGTGAGGGGATTTTGCTTGTAAGAAATTCCCATGGCTGGAGCGATCCTGTTTTTATCAAGGTGTATGGTGGAAGTTTTGGATGGCAGATTGGTGTGGAGAGTATCGATGTGGTGCTTGTATTTCGTTCACCAAGGAGTCTCAAAAAACTTTTGCGAGGGAGATTTACTCTCGGAGTCGATGGATCTTTGGCGATAGGTCCGGTAGGCAGAGCTGCAAACGCTGCGACAGATTTGACGCTCAGTGCAGAGATATACTCCTATTCACGCAGTCGCGGTGCATTTGCTGGAGTAAGTCTCAATGGGGCGGTACTCGATATTGATAAAAAAGCTACAAGTAGATTCTATAAAACGAGTCTCAATGCAGTATTGCAAGGGCGTGTGCACAAGCACGATCGCACCATTGCAAAGATTAAGAGACTTTTGAGTAGATTTTAG
- a CDS encoding sensor histidine kinase KdpD, translating to MLKLSHKFFLQTFALLTLFFLLASIVSYYSVKNIVIKNDTALLFRELALISHDVVDRDFKQLAQIFKKLDGHILVINKRGEVIFSDAKEGEKNIFMRQEIQNAVRSGKGVDVRYSNIYKKDVLYVAKEVDDTIIRLSYPLTYGHFWVYSFWVWLFGVYILASLVALFLAAKNKEAIEENMQQIAHYFNAIANKEYARSFSVDFAKEFVDIKEHLGQLALKLKKSEAKKEKFTNKIKKISRQRNEIISAISHEFKNPVAIINGYAQTLLEDSHMPPIVRQRFIEKIYNASSKIANMIDRLALAMKFENNNLTPRLSQFDMCELASEVVEFLQQKYPKREIELHCQKSIVQADKAMIEIAMSNLIDNALKYSELPVRVWVKEGEFCVEDRGIGLRAQEVEKITKKFYRVRKSWDNSMGLGLYIVSYILKLHGSKLEIKSEYSKGSRFCFRLEEA from the coding sequence ATGCTAAAACTAAGCCATAAATTTTTTCTTCAAACTTTTGCACTCCTTACCCTCTTTTTTCTCCTTGCTTCAATAGTAAGCTACTACAGCGTCAAAAATATAGTTATCAAAAATGATACTGCTCTGCTTTTTCGTGAATTAGCTCTTATTTCACATGATGTTGTTGACAGAGATTTCAAGCAGCTTGCACAAATTTTCAAAAAGCTTGATGGCCATATCCTCGTTATCAACAAAAGAGGTGAAGTAATTTTTAGTGATGCAAAAGAGGGTGAAAAAAATATCTTTATGCGCCAAGAAATCCAAAATGCAGTGCGCAGTGGCAAGGGAGTAGATGTACGCTACTCCAATATATACAAAAAAGATGTGCTCTATGTAGCTAAAGAGGTTGATGATACAATCATACGCCTCTCTTATCCTCTTACTTATGGGCATTTTTGGGTTTATTCGTTTTGGGTGTGGCTTTTTGGGGTATATATTCTTGCTAGTTTAGTTGCCCTCTTCCTTGCAGCAAAAAATAAAGAAGCTATCGAAGAGAATATGCAGCAGATAGCTCACTATTTCAATGCAATTGCAAACAAAGAGTATGCGAGAAGCTTTTCGGTTGATTTTGCCAAAGAGTTTGTGGATATCAAAGAGCATCTGGGGCAGTTGGCACTCAAACTCAAAAAGAGTGAGGCAAAAAAAGAGAAATTTACCAACAAAATTAAAAAAATCTCACGCCAGCGTAACGAGATCATCTCTGCTATTAGCCATGAGTTTAAAAATCCAGTAGCAATTATCAACGGCTATGCGCAAACTCTCCTAGAAGACTCCCATATGCCCCCTATAGTGAGGCAGCGATTTATCGAAAAAATCTATAATGCAAGTTCTAAAATAGCAAATATGATTGATAGATTGGCTCTTGCTATGAAGTTTGAGAACAACAATCTCACGCCAAGATTGAGCCAGTTTGATATGTGTGAGCTAGCCAGTGAAGTAGTAGAGTTTTTGCAGCAAAAGTATCCAAAGAGAGAGATTGAGCTACATTGTCAAAAGAGCATTGTTCAAGCGGACAAAGCAATGATTGAAATAGCGATGAGTAACCTTATAGACAATGCTCTTAAATATTCTGAGCTACCTGTAAGGGTTTGGGTCAAAGAAGGAGAGTTTTGTGTAGAGGATAGGGGGATAGGGTTAAGAGCCCAAGAGGTAGAAAAGATTACTAAGAAGTTTTACCGCGTGAGAAAGTCTTGGGATAATTCTATGGGGCTAGGGCTCTATATCGTCAGTTATATTCTCAAACTCCACGGATCCAAGCTAGAGATTAAGAGTGAATATAGCAAGGGAAGTAGATTCTGTTTTAGATTGGAGGAGGCATGA
- a CDS encoding response regulator transcription factor, with protein MKPKIVIIEDEQDLLELLEYQLSKEYEVIGFLHTKRVKDFIDEEGTDLLIVDRNLPGVEGSEFVQQLKEEGYDIPVIFLTAKDSESDIEEGFEKGADDYITKPFNINELKLRIKAILRRTKPEIKEKLIFKDIEIYPQKSEVYIAGKRVNLTNLEFRLLLEFIKNRCHVLSRDYLLEHVWGDMKQERSVNVAIKRLKEKIDPNREKNYIESIRGVGYKLC; from the coding sequence ATGAAACCAAAAATAGTAATTATCGAGGATGAGCAAGATCTTTTGGAGCTGTTAGAGTATCAGCTAAGCAAAGAGTATGAGGTTATCGGCTTTTTGCATACCAAAAGAGTCAAGGACTTCATCGATGAAGAGGGTACAGATCTGCTCATAGTCGATCGCAACCTTCCTGGTGTGGAGGGTAGCGAGTTTGTGCAGCAGTTGAAAGAGGAGGGGTATGACATCCCTGTGATCTTCCTCACAGCAAAAGATAGTGAGAGCGATATAGAAGAGGGGTTTGAAAAGGGCGCAGACGACTACATCACCAAGCCATTTAATATCAATGAGCTAAAACTTCGCATCAAAGCGATACTGCGTCGCACCAAACCAGAGATAAAAGAGAAGCTTATTTTTAAAGATATCGAAATCTATCCACAAAAGAGTGAAGTCTATATAGCCGGCAAGAGGGTTAACCTTACAAATCTTGAGTTCCGCCTTTTACTTGAATTTATAAAAAATAGGTGCCATGTGCTCTCGCGTGACTATCTTTTAGAGCATGTTTGGGGTGATATGAAGCAAGAGCGTAGCGTCAATGTGGCTATCAAGAGGCTCAAGGAAAAAATTGATCCAAATAGAGAGAAAAACTACATCGAATCCATACGCGGTGTTGGTTATAAATTATGCTAA
- a CDS encoding heme-binding domain-containing protein: protein MRSFLMYLGALAVIFGLMQFIPTYEKSNPPVEISKEIKVPKEVMAIFKRSCYDCHSNETKWPWYADVAPMSWVVRRDVIQGRKALNFSTWEEYSDTKKQELKKQIFRSVEFAMPLPQYLWLHKDAKLSKEDKEIIRNWASDGKGYIESVIR, encoded by the coding sequence ATGAGAAGTTTTTTGATGTATTTGGGTGCTTTGGCGGTTATTTTTGGGCTTATGCAGTTTATTCCAACGTATGAAAAATCAAATCCTCCAGTAGAGATCTCAAAAGAGATCAAGGTGCCAAAAGAGGTGATGGCAATTTTTAAGCGAAGCTGCTATGACTGCCACTCAAATGAGACAAAGTGGCCATGGTATGCTGATGTTGCACCTATGAGCTGGGTGGTCAGACGCGATGTTATTCAAGGACGCAAAGCGCTCAACTTTAGCACATGGGAGGAGTATAGTGATACAAAGAAGCAAGAGCTCAAAAAACAGATCTTTCGCAGTGTAGAGTTTGCTATGCCACTGCCACAATATCTTTGGCTGCATAAAGATGCTAAACTTTCAAAAGAGGATAAAGAGATTATTCGCAATTGGGCAAGTGACGGAAAGGGATATATAGAATCGGTTATACGATGA
- a CDS encoding SDR family NAD(P)-dependent oxidoreductase has protein sequence MKVFITGIGSGLGEALAKFYVEAGEEVYAISRILPRALEGFENLHFVQLDLHATEKIAKAVEELIGENELDLAILNAGVLGELKDMSETSLHEIEVVMHLNVWANKVILDVLKYKTIKQVVAISSGASVSGARGWNAYAMSKAALNMLIRLYAAEMPNTHLTALAPGLIQTPMMEYILTHADRERFPVVKRLAESKRLDPQEAAILLSDNFPKLLEYPSGEYVDIRNII, from the coding sequence GTGAAAGTCTTTATCACAGGTATTGGCAGTGGATTGGGAGAAGCATTGGCAAAGTTCTACGTAGAAGCTGGTGAGGAGGTCTATGCCATAAGCAGGATCTTGCCAAGAGCTCTTGAGGGATTTGAAAATCTCCATTTTGTACAGCTAGATCTGCATGCGACAGAGAAAATTGCTAAAGCAGTGGAAGAGCTCATAGGAGAGAATGAGTTAGATCTTGCAATTTTAAATGCTGGAGTATTGGGAGAGCTCAAAGATATGAGCGAGACGAGTCTCCATGAGATTGAAGTGGTGATGCATCTCAATGTATGGGCAAATAAAGTGATCCTAGATGTTTTAAAATATAAGACCATTAAGCAGGTTGTGGCGATAAGCAGTGGTGCAAGTGTGAGTGGCGCAAGAGGGTGGAATGCCTATGCCATGAGCAAAGCAGCTCTTAATATGCTCATTCGCCTCTATGCAGCAGAGATGCCAAACACACACCTCACAGCTTTAGCTCCAGGACTCATACAGACGCCTATGATGGAGTATATTCTCACGCATGCAGATCGAGAAAGATTTCCGGTAGTCAAGCGCCTCGCCGAGTCAAAAAGACTAGATCCCCAAGAGGCAGCAATACTTCTGAGTGATAATTTTCCTAAACTGCTCGAATACCCGAGCGGAGAGTATGTGGATATACGCAACATTATCTAA
- the ppk2 gene encoding polyphosphate kinase 2, translated as MKSVFEDIYYLKERIQNPDLKEKLEDLEQQFHLLRTQKGLRQLVKKKKLKKAIEYVKYEDELTRLQIELIKMQNWIYENKRRLMIIFEGRDAAGKGGAIKRFTMHLNPRKYRVVALPAPTEVEKGQFYFQRYFQHLPNPGEIAFFDRSWYNRAIVEPVYGFCTKEQYEKFMMEVPEIEHALIDDGIILIKFWFSISKETQKRRFEERMRNPLKQWKLSPVDMKAQELWDEITHYKEEMFSRTHTSYSPWIIVNSNNKKLARLESIRYVLAHIPYDGKEKAKVSLHPDPEIVQRYHRKNIQID; from the coding sequence ATGAAGAGTGTTTTTGAAGATATCTACTACTTAAAAGAGCGTATCCAGAATCCAGATCTCAAAGAAAAATTGGAAGACCTTGAGCAGCAATTTCATCTTTTGCGAACCCAAAAAGGCCTGAGGCAGCTTGTAAAGAAGAAAAAGCTCAAAAAAGCGATAGAATATGTTAAGTATGAAGATGAATTAACAAGATTGCAGATAGAGCTTATTAAAATGCAGAACTGGATTTATGAGAATAAAAGACGGCTTATGATTATCTTTGAAGGACGTGATGCGGCAGGCAAGGGTGGAGCAATTAAGCGCTTTACAATGCATCTCAATCCCAGAAAGTATCGCGTAGTGGCACTGCCAGCTCCTACTGAAGTTGAAAAGGGGCAGTTTTATTTTCAGCGCTATTTTCAGCATCTGCCAAATCCAGGAGAGATCGCATTCTTTGACCGCAGCTGGTATAACCGCGCAATTGTAGAGCCAGTGTATGGGTTTTGTACAAAAGAGCAGTATGAGAAGTTTATGATGGAGGTACCTGAGATTGAGCATGCTCTCATTGATGATGGGATTATTCTCATTAAGTTTTGGTTCTCAATCTCCAAAGAGACGCAAAAGAGGCGCTTTGAGGAGCGTATGAGAAATCCTCTCAAGCAGTGGAAGTTGAGTCCGGTGGATATGAAAGCCCAGGAGCTTTGGGATGAGATAACGCACTACAAAGAGGAGATGTTTAGCCGTACACATACTTCCTATAGTCCCTGGATTATTGTTAATTCTAATAATAAAAAGTTAGCGCGTCTTGAGTCGATTCGTTATGTGCTTGCACATATACCATATGATGGCAAAGAGAAAGCAAAAGTCTCACTTCATCCAGACCCAGAAATTGTACAGCGCTACCATAGAAAAAATATTCAAATAGATTAA
- a CDS encoding ABC transporter substrate-binding protein produces the protein MKKWSILLIIVIFMAGCSKQYQPTIRLGLVSWIGYSPLYIAEAKGWLPKNIRIVDFPSNYDIIDAMKLDTLEASSLTLDEMLMHHKDLADYRAIWLIDYSNGADALLAAPNIKNLQDLKGKRVAYEPQSVQEFLLERALQKAHLSYNDIILKPVKYDQVLQAWNRHEIDAAATFEPLKSDLYRQGMHTVFDSSQIPYEIVYLLVVKKSELDRDTIAALIKAYNKGLRFIRRKPSDSYEIIGHYLHITPNEVQKALKGVHLLGCKENYDAINKQNILRNSYNTVMDFLLQQGYIHKKPHLHEVFSFAYMQRCKKR, from the coding sequence ATGAAAAAGTGGTCAATTTTATTAATAATTGTTATATTTATGGCGGGCTGCTCGAAGCAGTACCAGCCAACAATAAGACTTGGTCTTGTAAGCTGGATAGGGTATAGCCCACTCTATATTGCTGAAGCAAAAGGGTGGCTGCCAAAAAACATTCGCATTGTCGACTTTCCATCCAATTATGACATTATCGATGCTATGAAGCTCGATACTCTTGAAGCATCATCTTTGACACTTGATGAGATGCTTATGCATCATAAGGATCTTGCAGACTACAGGGCTATTTGGCTTATTGACTACTCTAATGGTGCTGATGCATTGTTAGCTGCTCCAAATATCAAAAATCTTCAAGATCTTAAGGGCAAAAGAGTTGCGTATGAGCCCCAAAGCGTGCAGGAGTTTCTTTTGGAGCGAGCATTGCAAAAAGCACATCTCTCATATAATGATATTATTTTAAAACCTGTAAAATATGATCAGGTTTTGCAAGCCTGGAACAGACATGAAATAGATGCCGCAGCCACATTTGAACCTCTCAAGAGTGATCTTTATCGCCAAGGTATGCATACGGTTTTCGATAGTAGTCAAATTCCTTATGAGATAGTTTATCTCCTTGTTGTCAAAAAGAGTGAGCTCGATCGTGACACAATAGCAGCACTCATAAAAGCCTATAACAAAGGTTTGCGCTTTATACGGCGTAAACCTAGCGACTCTTATGAGATTATTGGCCACTATTTGCATATTACACCAAATGAGGTACAAAAAGCTCTCAAGGGAGTGCATCTTTTAGGATGCAAAGAGAACTATGATGCGATAAACAAGCAAAATATACTACGAAACTCCTATAATACCGTTATGGATTTTTTACTCCAGCAAGGATATATACACAAAAAACCTCATCTTCATGAAGTCTTCTCTTTCGCTTATATGCAAAGGTGCAAAAAAAGATGA
- a CDS encoding bifunctional diguanylate cyclase/phosphodiesterase, with protein MKKLFESLYVQLAITFALFFVSFFIIYAIFSSYSKNIAFNQAFDTNKENIFLLKSFIEERSLQKDATLIERELIRFATRRYLNKIILFDKRQQILYANRKIWIGQPIDQFVPLQELKILSQAINHERFKFHRVKDQIYSLIPLSYLYNPITKKIAKGYLYIELDFSSLMQQIDRVMREAFLVLYLIITLLFLFYFFLSYRTFIKKYEKLSSLLLPQKQKSQFFTSIDELIAAQSSAIEKMAMMHKVIQNSTDGVLITDDKKRILTINPAFEKITGFQEAEITGRKPEDFLKSNLMNQNFYENMWHSLNKNGRWSGEIIDKRKDGSNITLWQTIFTITDPSSGKITNYVSIIKDISELAKKQEEIRKLALFDILTDLPNRAHFLQRLDELVALNKRHPLPFALLFIDIDNFKDINDTLGHDSGDQLLQQFAIRVAKQIRQEDVLARYGGDEFVVIAPYINNAQTALEFSCRIREALKEPFVINGQHLQVYISIGIALFPYDAKDAKELLKGADIALYKAKEQKDRCILFEEKMQKQALENITLKQDLEKAINSRDQLTLYLQPKIDLHTNKIVGFEALLRWFHPKKGLITPDKFIPLAEEGHLIVPLTEWIFGHTNEILQNFEKNKISTSVAINISAKHFVLSNLQSHISGHIDTQFIKNKNIEIEITESAIMDNVNLAIKQLNALHDMGIKIALDDFGTGYSSLQYLKNFPIDIIKIDRNFINKIPHDEKDLAIIKSTVAIAQTLGMQSLAEGIETKEQLETVKHFGVDLAQGYYFAKPMPFEETLEFIRSWRAT; from the coding sequence ATGAAAAAACTTTTTGAATCTCTCTATGTACAGCTTGCTATTACTTTTGCACTCTTTTTTGTCTCCTTTTTCATAATCTATGCAATATTTTCAAGCTACTCAAAAAATATCGCCTTCAACCAGGCCTTTGATACAAACAAAGAGAATATCTTTTTGCTCAAAAGTTTTATCGAAGAGCGATCGCTCCAAAAAGATGCCACTTTAATAGAGCGGGAGTTGATACGCTTTGCTACAAGGCGCTATTTGAATAAAATTATACTCTTTGACAAGAGGCAACAAATTCTTTATGCAAACAGGAAGATATGGATTGGCCAGCCTATAGATCAATTTGTCCCCCTCCAAGAGCTGAAAATATTGTCGCAAGCAATCAATCATGAAAGGTTTAAATTTCATAGAGTCAAAGATCAAATCTATAGCCTAATTCCTCTCTCGTATCTCTACAATCCCATAACAAAGAAAATAGCAAAAGGCTATCTCTATATCGAGCTTGATTTTTCATCTTTGATGCAGCAGATTGATAGGGTAATGCGAGAAGCTTTTTTAGTTCTCTATCTCATTATAACACTCCTCTTTTTATTCTACTTTTTTCTTAGCTATAGAACTTTTATCAAAAAATATGAAAAACTAAGCTCCCTGCTACTGCCTCAAAAACAAAAGTCACAATTTTTCACTTCCATCGATGAGCTCATTGCAGCACAAAGCAGCGCAATTGAGAAAATGGCAATGATGCATAAAGTGATACAAAACAGCACAGATGGTGTCTTGATCACTGATGATAAAAAGAGAATTCTTACTATCAATCCAGCTTTTGAAAAGATTACAGGCTTTCAAGAAGCAGAGATTACAGGCAGAAAACCTGAAGATTTTTTAAAGTCAAATCTCATGAACCAAAACTTCTACGAAAATATGTGGCATTCACTCAATAAAAATGGACGATGGTCTGGTGAGATAATAGATAAGAGAAAAGATGGTTCAAATATCACCTTGTGGCAAACTATCTTCACAATCACCGATCCGAGCTCTGGCAAAATTACAAATTATGTCTCCATCATCAAAGATATCTCTGAGCTAGCCAAAAAACAAGAGGAGATTAGAAAATTGGCACTTTTTGATATACTCACGGATCTACCTAATCGTGCTCACTTTTTGCAAAGACTTGATGAGCTTGTAGCTCTTAACAAACGCCATCCGCTCCCTTTTGCTCTCCTTTTTATCGATATTGATAATTTCAAAGACATTAATGATACATTAGGGCACGATAGTGGTGACCAGCTCTTGCAGCAGTTTGCTATACGCGTTGCCAAGCAAATACGCCAAGAGGATGTTTTGGCGCGCTATGGAGGAGATGAGTTTGTTGTAATAGCTCCTTATATCAACAATGCGCAAACTGCTTTGGAGTTTTCCTGTCGTATTCGTGAAGCTCTCAAAGAGCCATTTGTTATAAATGGACAGCATCTTCAAGTCTATATCAGTATAGGTATAGCCCTCTTTCCATATGATGCAAAAGATGCCAAAGAGCTTCTCAAAGGTGCTGATATTGCACTCTATAAAGCCAAAGAGCAAAAAGATAGATGTATTCTTTTTGAAGAGAAAATGCAAAAACAAGCATTAGAAAATATTACGCTCAAGCAAGATCTTGAAAAAGCGATAAACTCTCGCGATCAACTTACTCTTTATCTACAACCAAAAATTGATTTGCATACCAATAAAATAGTAGGCTTCGAAGCACTTTTACGTTGGTTTCATCCCAAAAAGGGGCTTATTACGCCAGATAAATTCATCCCTCTTGCAGAAGAGGGTCATCTCATAGTACCTCTAACGGAGTGGATTTTTGGGCATACCAATGAGATATTGCAAAACTTTGAAAAAAATAAAATCTCTACATCTGTAGCTATCAATATTTCAGCGAAACATTTTGTGCTCAGTAATCTCCAATCCCATATCTCCGGCCATATTGACACTCAGTTTATAAAAAATAAAAATATAGAGATTGAGATCACAGAAAGTGCTATTATGGATAATGTCAATCTTGCTATTAAACAGCTCAATGCACTTCACGATATGGGTATTAAGATTGCACTCGATGACTTTGGTACTGGCTACTCATCTTTGCAATATCTTAAAAACTTCCCGATTGATATTATCAAAATAGATCGCAATTTTATCAATAAAATCCCGCACGACGAAAAGGATTTGGCAATTATAAAAAGTACTGTTGCTATAGCACAAACGCTAGGTATGCAAAGTCTTGCAGAGGGCATAGAGACCAAGGAGCAGTTAGAGACTGTCAAACACTTTGGCGTAGATCTCGCACAAGGATACTATTTTGCAAAACCTATGCCATTTGAGGAGACATTGGAGTTTATAAGATCTTGGAGAGCTACGTAG